AGAATGTGAATTGTGTATGTACATGCTGTTTTTCGTTAATAACCATGGATTAACCccaaattcaagcccacaagaaaatggtgcaaatgcatttttttatcagttttgctgcatttggaatttttttccccgcttcccagtacacgggatggaatattaaataccaacattttgaagtgcaatttgttatgcagaaaacaagctgtcacacagctctgtacatggaaaaataaaaaaagttatagatttttgaaggtggggagtgaaaaatggaaatgaaaatacaaaaaagggccaggtcgttaaggggttaaacataaccttttcacagctgcttacacttccagcaatgaagagaaACACAGCCAAACACACGGAACCTGTATAACGCATGCGTTTCTggaatgcatttaaaaacacttcataaacgccacatgtgaccacTTAACAGTAACCTGACGTGTTATGTCGTCAAGAAGTGAAATATTGATTGTGTTCATACAATACGTCATCCATATTAGATGAGTGGCTGTCTGACACCTTGTGCCCCCATTTATTAGCTGCTAGTACACACCCAGGACCGCTGCTATTTCCTGCCTTATCACCATGTGGCCTCATTCCAGTACAGTCCCATTCAAGTGGAAGAAGCTCAACAATACCAAGCACAACACTTGTACTAGTCTTACAAGCTGTCCTCGCAATTTAGCCAAGGTATAGCACCCACTAACTTTCTCTTACCTAGTCAAGGGTATACACATTACAGTAAAAATGGAGCAAGCTGGATCATACTGAAGCCAGCTTAATATTGTTTTTTTCGGAGCCAAATAATAGaatcgatttaaaaaaaaaaaaccttcaaattCGATCACTAGGTATTGTCACATGGCTTTTGGCTCCTGTACTGTATTACAGTATCTAATAGATGCTGATGTCAGGATCTCTTCTAATCCAGGTTTCTGACTACATGTCAGTGTTTCCTCTCTCCTCTTTGTGTTTTTGCAGCATAGGGAACGTCTGCTGGGAGGATGTGTACATAATTGGTACTTGCATAAAACACACGACACACCAAGCAATTTACTCATTTCTGCTGCCTGGTTACAATCTTGTCAGATCTTTTACAAGGCAGGGTGTTGGCGCGGGTGATGTGCGTGCACAGGTGGTGAGGAGACGGGCCATTTTATACAATTACAGAATTATACACTGAATGAACATGCTGCTGCACGAGTTGGCACATCTTTGTTGCTTGCTTCCAGCATTTGGAAATTGTAAATGAATCTATCTCCTAGGACTAATATAATTGAATAATTGAATACAGCTTCAGTTGAATTCAGGTTTCTGCTTGCCAGTTTGGTTTAGTAACTTGGCTCTGAAAATGTCCTTCTGGGGTTAGGGCTTTGAGCTCAAATGTTATAATGATGAGCCAGTGGCCTGGTATCTTATTGCAAGGCTATGTTCTGCCTGACAGACTTCTAAAGAATGAATATGGGATTTCTTTCCTGGCACAAAATGGTCAGGTTTGGCAACcaaatatttttcttattttcccgATATGTGCTTATTCAGACAAGCATCTTTCATGTCTACTGTATTTGCTCTCTGTGATGTTAGCAGATGGCATAGTGACCTATTGCTTTTTGTGTGGCTCTTTCTATgcctgttaatttttttttctagtttgcaAACCAGACTTCCATAGTAGTCAATGGGTCCACAAAAAATCCCACACCTAGGACAAAAATGACATCAATTTCTCAGTCAGATGatgcccgttttttttttttttgtttgttttgttttgtttttttttttttattttccccatgtgattttttttccagatATCTATTCTTTTCTGCATGCTGATACAGATACTATAGTGACACAGCATGGACTGAAAATGGAACCTAGTGATGTTAAATTGGGAAACTTGCTATGAATACTGTTACTTGCACATGCATCTCGTATTGCCCTATAGTGTCAAATCTGAGTATCAGACTGTGTAGGTACAAACCCCTTCCACTAGGCAGTTGGTACGCTCGGTAATTAAAGCGGTGGTCTGGAGACTAAAAATcacggctgctttcttccaaaaggttcttctctcctgaccatgggtaatGCGCAGTATTGCAGCTAAGCTCTATACAGCTGAGCAGCAATGCCAACGCGAACTAGGTGAAGGGTGGCACTGTTTTtgcaagaaagcagccatgtttttcaacctttggacaaagtttttatttatttatttttttttgtaaaattttatttttaagaaatttttttaaggggaacgGAAAAAAGAAGAGGGAAACGATGGGGAAATAATTTTGTATTTGTACAATTATTATTATCAGTTAAAAGAGGTGTCTATCATTCTATTTAAAGAACTTGGGTAAGTGGGGAAGGGAATAggaatgggggtgggggggaccaAGGTCCCTTAGGCAACTTGTTGTAGTTTTTTTAACTATATGAAAAGCTATGGGTTTGTATAAGAAAATCCAGTGAAGTACAGTATTTCAGTGTAAAAATGAGTCTGTGAACTCCTTATTAAACTGCTCCAAAGTCAACGAgactatttcatttttttttttttattcttagttGCGTAGTATATCAAATTTTCGCTAAATTGCTTATTGCTTTAGTTTTTCTGTGATTTTGAGAGTGTGATTCTAGCCATGCTCCAGCTATCGTGGTTTTGGCAGCTCCTAACAAGAggggtaaaaatatatttttattaaacccTTCTAGCTGATTTTACTTTCTGTGTTTTGCTTCCCTACTTTGAAAATCCATaaattctgatgctaataaccttttcatgcttatggagctgtgtgaggtgtcattttttgttggACAAGTTTTTATTAAtcccattttggggactgtgagatattttgatcactttttactcaATTTCTAGACTCACTAGGGTACGTTAAACCTATggagtctgatcacttatacaatatactgcaacactaaggtattgcagtatattgtaaatttacTGGATCTATAAAAGAGCCTGCTAGAGGCATAGCAACCGGCCGACGCccactgatgtcacacagggctcCAACCGGATCCAAGATGGCGTCAGTTATGCGACGCTGTCACTAAAGTGCCGCCATTGCTTTTGAtgatggcatttaaggggttaaaacccgcaatcggtgccaacACCATTCGTGATTGTGAGCCACTGGTTTTAGCAGCATAATACATAGCCTAAGAGTTCACTCCATACACTCTTACTTACAGTTACTTTATGTgacagaaaggggttaaagagtcTTGGATCGTCCTGTAGGTTCCACAGGATGGATTTAATAAATGAGGGTCGGATTGtagtaaaaaaaaccttattaaATATGTCTTGAACTGCGCTACATGAGTAAAAAATGTGTCATGTCACCCGTTGTCTTTGGACAACCAATCACTTTTCCGGAAGAGCAACGGTACAAGGCAGATTAATGTGTAACTTACGAGAAATTCAAGTATTTACTAAAACGGAAAGAGGTTCTCTGTAAGGAATTAGATAGATATAGATTATGTATGAGGTTTTATACTTTACAAGTTGTTAAAGTAGATGCAAGATCCCTATTTTAAGCCAAGGCTCCATTATTTTTAGTATCCACAGTAAGAGTGGTATGTTGGATCATCAAGCTAGtatgtttgtttttatgtatttttggcatTCCTTCCCTTGAAATCTTTTCCACAGTATTACTTGGCTCAGGAATAGATGTTAAATGTTGTTTACCATCTTATGGCAATAATTCTCACTGGCTTTTTTTATGTGCTCAGATCATGAACTGTCTTTTCTTGAAGGTTCATTTTTAAACAGGATTTTATGGTGGTTATTTGTTTTTACCCCACACTGAATGACTGGAAGGTGatgcaataaaacatttttatattctttCATATCCTATACCATAGAGGCATTGTGaacgtatatatacagtaatgagcAAAGTAAAGTACATCAGTATAGACTCTCTGGTTTTACATATAGggacatattattaaaaaaaaaacaaggaaattGGGTTTCATTCTATCAACTCAGATTTAGTGCTGAAAAAGGGGCAATCTGCTAGTGTGCGTCTTTTTTTTCTAATTCATTTCTACAAAAAGTTTTGCCGCCTATCAGATTTGTTTATCTCTCATCTGTTAATGGAATACCTAGCAGACCACAACAATGGACCTGTACTTACCATTGCTTAAGATGTAAGGTACAGGTACAGCCTGTaccttacataaaataatttttttttctttactttcctATCATAGGTTTGACATCCTGATGGGGCATCCCCGCTCATGCCTTCCATGTCCGCTCAAAATTTCATTCAAGAAAATGAGAACCTCCAGCTTTTTCTGGTGCTCAGTATTACATGTCTTCCTCCTGGTTTCACGGACTACAGCAATAAACCCGGAGAAGACTAATAATCACACGACTAATGGATCAGAAGCAATTCTGGAGTCATTACCTGTCATCACATCTAGGGTAGATCACATTATTGTGAAAGAAGGGAACAGCGTGGTCATTCACTGCAATATTGCTGGTCATCCGTATCCTATTTTCCAATGGTATCATTCCAATGGACACCTAGCGGAAGATGAGAACGGTAAATTTACTATaaataaattgtttaaaaaatactCATATTGTTCTTTATTTCACTATTTACATTTGTAAAAGTGGTTTTCTTAATATTTTGTTATAGATTTAAGATTGTATCAGTATCTACTGTAATAAGTGAAATCTGCTGTGATTAATCTACTAAAAAATAGTTCTTGTTCTTAGTATACTATATTTACAATTCCTTTATCTTCTGCTAAGGCTCTACTGTCAGATTACAGCAGGCCATTCGCGTAGGAAATCTGTTGACTGGGTGATAGATTTCTTACCCAATttccctatatacatacatgcatggcTTGTCATAGGGAAAGAGGAGATACTTCTTATCTTCTCTGACATTTTCCACCTGGAGAGACCTTGGAGGATTTTGACACATTAGATGATCACCCAAAACCCACCAAAATCTGACCAAAAATCCTCTAATATGAATGGTCAGAACTAAGCAAGAACCAAATCACCGTCACGTTAGGTTACACCAATACATGTCTATGTTATTTAACCAACATTTATGATGGAGTCTGCAAGATGTTCCAAATTACACTTGTAAGTCAGTTACTTATGATGTGTGCAGTGTTATTAGTCTATTCAGGAGTTATTTGAAATCATGCAAAATTGCAAATAGTTACCAAAAAATGCTGTTTATTGCTAAATATACTGAAAGGTTcagaatatactgtacattaataTGTGATAGATACAGTAATAGTATATTACCACCTGAATAAGAATGAAAGGGACTTCCAGTTTGAAAACCGTTGTATCTGCAGCAAGTGGATTTCCATCAGTCCTATTCACTTCCCGCTAATGAACTATAACACACAGAACCACATCATAAATACTGCGGATTATGAGTGGTTCTGTCTTACAGTAAGAATGAGCCTGATTATTTGGTCTATGAGAATATAGTTAAGTTATTACACCGTCCTTTATCAGTTAGAAATGGTAGTGTCTACAGAATACAACTTGCAGCACAGATATGAAGAAATTTAGCAATAAAATGGTATCTTATGAGACCTGAACTACAGGAAAATGTGTGTCTTTCACACTCAGCACTTTTTATGTATGTCATTCAGGTAAGAGCTGCAGGGATGGAGTAAGCGTTTCTCCTGGAgtgtcactttaaccccttagggacacgGCCTGAAAAAACTCTAGTGACCGGGTATTAtgttttggtcgttttgatatataatatgtatagtctcgggcaaactgggcaactatggcaatgtttttgtTCCCttgataaaataaatataaatataaaacaaacctgttgggtatcgctgcatcccaaagcaaaaaacaaaaatggaaacagaaaaagTCCATCAGTGAGAAGGGGTCTAAATAGTGGCTCTAGTTTCCACAGTAGCCCCACTGTTACCTAGACTAAACATTTAGATCAGCCTGATACTCCAGTGCTGGGTTATTTCCTGTTATTCATATAGTGCTGTAACTCAGGAAATTGGAACAGTAGTTCTGTTATCAGACCAAAGCAGGCTGCCACCATGTGCATGTGAATAGATAGCATATACTTTACTTAAAAGAAATTGTATGTCCAAGAAATTAGGTGCTTTAATAAAATTACAATATAAAAATTAGTATTCTTGAATGGCAGTATAAATTTTGTAGCGTGGAACTGCATACAGGGATGGTCTTTTCAAAGAGGTGATATTATAAATAATACTCTGGGCATTGTAGGGTTAAAGTAGCTTATTGTGATAGATATAGATTTTAACACCGTAGTCTTTCAGACAAACAGTGGGTATTATGTAGACACCAATCCCTGCAAAAGTAAATAGTATGCTCGGCAAACTTTTcctaggcttttttttttttttttttttttttgaggaaagCAATGCAAGTAATATAAGTGCTGGATCCATGACACTGTGGACACATGGGGCAAACTTATCTCAAGTAATAcagtggggggatttatcaccatgTTGTCTGGTTTCATGTGCTTCTTtttggactgatttggcaagctctgtgtaatctgtgtgtgctatataaataaaggaattattgttatttGAGACTTTGTGTTGcaattcaaacttttttttttttgtctcatggTGAGAAATCTGCCTCAGTGTATGGTTGGACTAGGtcggggaagtaagagttctcctaatGGAGTTTTTGCTAGTAAAGGGCgctttgcaggcatgtggagacgtGCATTCACACATGTCATTTAACGTACGTGTTTCAAAACAGTGTATCAGCTGAAaagagatttgtctaattaaatgactgttaacattgcatttacaaaaagcaACCATTTACACGTGTGTTAACACGGGcgctttgtaaacacaaatgttcaaAGCaaagtaattgggcaaatctatCTTCAGCTGATGCTTTGCGTTTTGAAAcccataataattctttattttatatagcgcacacagattatgcagcgctgcacaaagcatgtcaaattggttcctgtgcccatgggtctcacaatctaaacaacctaccagtatgatttggagtgtgggaggaaactagagtactcggaggaaacccacgcaaacacggagagaacatacaaactctttgcagatgttgaactgggtgggattcgaacccaagaGCCCAGCACTACAagtcagaagtgctactcactcagcctccTTGTAAATGCACCCCCATAGCCCCATAGAGGCCCCACCTGGGCATTCTGGGAATTGTGTAAAAATGCTTTTcagggtgggataaggaaaacattgccttttAGCTTCCTTGAAAGGCATCTCTTCAACATTAAGACTATCCAgtcttctgctgcaccagatgCATCAGTGTCTGAAGctagatgttaaatttgtaggtTATGCGCCTCCAACTTGGCTTTGTTTTAGTAATGCAGTTCTCTGTCAGGTCAACTGATATCTGCCAGCTTTGCCAACTTGTTATCGGGTGTTTCTTGTTATCAGACATTCTCAGTCACTGTTGATGGTCAGCTAAGAACAAATTCTTACACTACACAGACCTATTCCAATGTCTTATTCTAAGTATTTTGGAGTGTCTTCACACATGACATGACCATGACTAGTGCCTTGAATAAAAACATTCACttttgagaaatttttttttccaagttcttaatttttttttttctacaaaaacatGTAATATATCACTTAAAAGTACATGGTCACGAGGTAAAATACAATCACATTAAAAACTGCTTAGataaacttttttaaactttgaaaagCACCTTTTCAGGTGGATGATTATCGTATTACCTATGAGCCTTTTACGTGCTTGTGAAGGGTCACAACCTCATCAGGTGAGCAAGCCACCAAACACATTGTACTATACCCCTATGAGTGTAGCTACACAACACTATTGTGTCTTTCTCCTTTTGTTTTCGCTGCAATATATTGACACATGACCAGTTCTACAAGTGTTTTTTAAAGTATTTGTTCCTTTCATTTTGCTTTTCAGAAGGAAAATTATGGATGCTCGATAGTGGTCTTTTAAACATCACGAGTGTGTCATTTGAAGATAGAGGAAAGTATACTTGTGTTGCTACGAACTCCCATGGCACTGTGAATAATACGGTTACCCTGCGGGTGATTTTTACCTCCGGAGACATGGGTATCTACTACATGATAGTCTGTCTGGTTGCTTTTACCATTGTGATGGTGTTGAATATAACACGACTATGCATGATGAGCAGCCATCTTAAGAAGACTGAGAAAGCTATAAATGATTTCTTTAGGACTGAAGGGCCGGAAAAATTGCAAAAGGCTTTTGAAATTGCAAAGAGAATACCCATAATCACTTCTGCTAAGACACTAGAACTTGCCAAAGTTACACAGTTTAAAACAATGGAATTTGCCCGATATATTGAGGAACTGGCAAGAAGTGTGCCCTTGCCACCACTTATCATGAATTGCAGAACCATAATGGAAGAGATCATGGAAGTGGTTGGCTTGGAAGAACAAGGACATAGATTTGTAAGACAAGGACCTGTTGGTCAAGAAGTTTGTGATGTGGACGAGGTGTTCACCATTCCTAATGCTCTACAGCGTAGTGATTCTCCGACAGCCGATTCGGATGCCTCCTCTCTCCATGAACAACCTCGGCAAATTGCCATCACGGTCTCTGTACATCCACTGGCAAAGAAACAATGTCTAGAAACGGACTCTCAGGACAGTATACAGTCATGTGTGAAGGAAGATTTTACATCCAAAGCATGTACGGACGCTTCCGAACCAAGTGAACCTCCAACGAATAACATGACTACATGCATAATATACGAAAGCCATGTCTAGATAGAAATTCTATGCATATCACTCACTAGTACACGCAGAGCACCTTATAGATGAGATGTAAAGAATTATTGCCACTTAGCCTTACTAGAAGAACCCATCAGATCTTTTCATCGTCCTGAATCATTACGTGGCGTATTCTGCTGAACTTGCTCACTGAGTAGAGCTGTATGGCATTAAATGTACTGCTGGTACCTTTGGTTTTTCACTTGCACATTTATAGCCTAATCTAAAGAAACCTCTGTGTACTTCACAACTGAAACGTTAAGAGTAGAAGCTAATATATCAAATAcgtatttattattttgtggtTCATATTGTTACATGATTCATTCTTTACATCCTTCTgccaattgaaatgtgtcatgATATACTTGGGAGTTTGTATTTCAGATCTTAAGCGCATTACTAAAGAATGTGGAAAAAGACTGGGTATATTCCTGTCTAATGGTGTCTCACCTTCCACAAATAATGGAACTAGCCATGCATTAGAAAGCCCATGGGCCGTGTCACTAGACAATCTTCAGTGCTGCTCTGTCTTCAAGTGAAAGATCAATATACTGTGTCCTTCTAAACAGTTTAGTGGCTTAAAAGGGTCAGGTTAAATGATTGTCTTTTTGCCAAAAATAAAGTAAGCACTTTTCTCTATTGGCCAAGCACTGCCCTGAATTGAAAGCCTGTGTAATAGAAAACACTGCGGGATGAGCATACCAAAGAGCCAGGATTACATAGTTCCTTCCTAATTTCATCTACTGTACTCTAAGCATTAATGATTATATTCCTTGACACACCCTGGGAACTGTGCGGAGCTGCCCAAGTATAGTCCAGTTTGCTGTCAGACAGGATCTGTCATCTCTATAGGGAATGACGTGTTCCATTAAAAGCAGTGACCTAAAATATAAAGTATGTTTCATAATGTATATATTTTCCTGTGTGTTTCTACAAAACTCAAATGTTCTAGAGGTGATGTGTAGCAAAATTCTGTCCCAAACTccatcaaacataaaaaaaatactggTCATAGAAACaaagggtatatatgatttaaGAAACAGTGCTCAGTTAATACTCAGGTTGTTcaaggtattgcagcttagccccTGCTGATATAAATGTGAGTTCCAATACCAGACCTAGAATGTTGTGGTGCTGTTCTGCGGAAAAAAGTATTGATGCTTATTTTCATCCATTGCACCTCCCAGAAAAAAATGCCAAAGCAATTGCTTCTAGATATACTAACGGACCAGAGCCTCTTGGTATGTCCACCAGTTTAGATTCACCCactattttgatgtttttttgttttttctttatgcAAATTTCACTGCAGTTTTTTGGGCCAAAGACCGTAGTGGATCCAGCAGCAAACAGTTTTAATCCTTCCTTTATATTCCAGATTACTTGTTAATCCACTCAAAACAAAAAGTCTTCATCCTACCAGTAGTTCCATTCATGTAAATTTTCAtgccttttttaaaataaaaattaggggagcttaaaggaaacctaccactttcaaattgtacttctaagcttctaataccgagcaccagctcagggtgagctggttccTGAGCATATCTTCGTTATTCTCATAAACCGATGCATTACAGCGCTTTAtggaaataatgaagatatgctccggcaccagctcacccgggCTAGTGCACGGTATTTGAAGCTTAAAAGTACAAtttgaaagtggtaggtttcctttaaagaatataAAGAGAAGTAGAATCTTTGCTATAAAATTATGATTATCATTAAATTGgcacaaaaaaaattgtcattttatCTTTTTGATTGTCACCAATTTGATCATAGGTGTCCAATCTGTACTGAAACAAGTATTCTCACATCTTCAGATTTCTCTCGACTTGAGAAACAAGGACCGTTCCTCATCTCTTTCTGGTATTGTAGCTTGGCTCCACTTAACAGAATAGGGTGGAGGTGCAATAGCAGACAGGACCTGTTGACAGGTATAGCACTGAACTGCACAACGGCTGCAAAAGGGTGCAGGTTTGTGGGCAAAAAGCAACTTTCCCCTACTGGCAAAAAACAAAGATTAGAATCAATTAGAAACAATCACCACATGCTGTTTTTCTTAAAATTGTTGACAATCCCCACTCAAGTTGGGCTCCAAATTCTGACATATCCTTGTGATGCGGCATCAATCTGCTGTTTGTGCACTTTATCAGTTTATTCACTATAGTCTGCGACCTACACTACAAAAGTAAATCTTCACAAAGTAAATCGCTACGTACACACATGTATTTCGGCTCAACTGGCCAATAGAGAAAAAAGATTACTTTACTCAATAGGTAAATATAGGAGTTACTATGAATCCAAAGTCCATAGTGGGGCTTACTTTTGGAAGTGTGTTTATGCAATGTGGGGAGCACTAAGGATTATCTTTGTGGAAATCTCCCACACCGCTTTTAAGCCAATATCAAAATGTAAGTGTGCAAAAGTTTATATAGATATTCTAAGTTAACAATCCATCATGGCAggccatgcattttttttttttatacctttttcaTAAATAGTGACTTGTACCAGGACGTTGGGAATGTTCCAGCTACTCAACCACACATTGGCTTTTGTAACAGACAGAAGAAGTGATGCCTATATCCTTCTGTGCCTGCAATCACCTTGTATGCTGACTGACTAAATAGCCACTACTTCTGTGCGGTGACAGGCATGGTATTATGTGTTTGTGGAACCTTGTTCTTTGTCACTAAACAACCCAAAAAAAGCTGTAAAACAGTCTAAAAAGCAACATATTAAAGAAGAAACTGAAAAGTGTCTTTGGTTTAATTTTTCCCGAGGTTAATCCAAAAACTTGTTTTGTgcactaaagggttaataaaatgtGCATGTCTCTTTTATAAATGTGTTCCATATAGACAGCGGGAAAGTCAGAAAATACTATGTAGGTATACAGTATCCTCAGGGAGCGACTTTTGCTTAAAACAGGAAACAAagaccttaaagggcacctaccaccccgattctacctataaaggtagaaggggtggtaggtggatggatgggacgtgaggatagccccttttttgggctaatcctcacgccccgggtgtcttttagaaaactttattgtagctatatgctaatttttttatgcggctactggggcgtggagtagccggacatgaggctactagtcgcggctactccacgccccagtagccacgttactcctcctggtagctgcacgccctcgtccgggtcccccggctactgcgcatgcgcagaacgcaggggacccggacgagggcgcgcagctcctggtaggcggagtaacgtggctactggggcgtgaagtagccgcgactagtagcctcatgtccggctactccacgccccagtagccgcataaaaaaattagcatatagatacaataaagttttctaaaagacacccgggatgtgaggattagcccaaaaaagggctatcctcacgtcccatccatccacctaccaccccttctacctttataggtagaatcggggtggtaggttccctttaagtgtgtaAAAATCAAGGTTTTAACTTCAGTAATTGAGGTTTAATCACTTAACAACCATTTTTGTACTTGTCTGGCACAGAAATCGCCAAGACtgtattgacaggtctcactaagTCCTCTGCGGCATAGGCTACAAAGGCTTTCATATAGCGATCCCTATTATACCCTGATGGAGGCTGAGTAGTAGAGGAGGAATTTCGATGTGCAGCAGGCAAGTGGCAGTGGTAGGGATGGCAGCACTGTCCTCTATAAATAAACAGTGCAGAAGTGACAGGTGGCATCTTGGGTGAATTAGAGCACCAGAGGTGGTGAataaaagatttttattattttcatttaacCGTGTTGAACCCTTTAAACAtgttgggcatttttggatgtggggATACGTAATCTATTGAGATACAAAAATAATTtcccatacaaataaaaaaaatttgggggaaaaaaatgcttttgAAATAAGCGAGCAAAAAGtgggaataaaataaaaacagtggAGGCATTAAGGGTAATCTACCAGAAAAGATCTTGCATCCGCTTATTTAGACTTTAGTTGCAGTGTTCATACCAATAAGATCTTATTGGTATGAACGCTGACCATAATGGAGTTGAGGTAGCCACATGGACACAAAATGTGACTAATGCAAAGTTGGTTATTACCATGTAAATGTATGGACTTAAGTTGAACAATCACCCCAGAAAACACATGTCTGCACACACCATGCATCTCTATTTTCCTAGATCCTGCAACAAAACCATTGAAGACCGCTCTAGATGTgtaaatactgaatgacaaaaagCTCTTCATAGGAATGCCATTTTTCTTTGGCTTTTGACTTGCTGTCACCCTTCTTACACTTTCTGAAGCATGCTGTGGGAATTAAGACAAGGTGTTACACCTTTCCTGGCT
The DNA window shown above is from Engystomops pustulosus chromosome 1, aEngPut4.maternal, whole genome shotgun sequence and carries:
- the MFAP3L gene encoding microfibrillar-associated protein 3-like; the protein is MGHPRSCLPCPLKISFKKMRTSSFFWCSVLHVFLLVSRTTAINPEKTNNHTTNGSEAILESLPVITSRVDHIIVKEGNSVVIHCNIAGHPYPIFQWYHSNGHLAEDENEGKLWMLDSGLLNITSVSFEDRGKYTCVATNSHGTVNNTVTLRVIFTSGDMGIYYMIVCLVAFTIVMVLNITRLCMMSSHLKKTEKAINDFFRTEGPEKLQKAFEIAKRIPIITSAKTLELAKVTQFKTMEFARYIEELARSVPLPPLIMNCRTIMEEIMEVVGLEEQGHRFVRQGPVGQEVCDVDEVFTIPNALQRSDSPTADSDASSLHEQPRQIAITVSVHPLAKKQCLETDSQDSIQSCVKEDFTSKACTDASEPSEPPTNNMTTCIIYESHV